Proteins found in one Sporosarcina jeotgali genomic segment:
- a CDS encoding aspartate:alanine exchanger family transporter: MEVLRSLLDEPLILLFVILFLGSWFGSLSIKGLNLGAAGVLLVAMVFGHFGYAISPVIQNFGLSLFIVGIGLQAGPKFFRMLRSSGLIFGILSLLIIIFAVATTILVAKGLDLDPALSVGLMTGALTSTPGLAAALQATHDPLASVGYGIAYPFGVLAVVLFVQLLPRIGKIDLQKDLEETANPIRTAGSPVLTTLEVTNPMLHKSSLSELNFAPYDAVVSRVIRDGHTMIALGDTVLLHGDNLVVVGNETKLEGLTAYVGKPVDTDLENPDNVHLRKVTVDSDEVIGKTLKELRLRKDHGTTVTRITREGIELTQNPNLPLIRGDVLTIVSTEQRLDEVEELFSRKKLTITNLDIFSISVTLLLGVLLGLLPIPIPGLGTIKLGTAGGPLFVALIIGHFGKLGPIHVRYYGPSNHVIRELGLVLFLAGAGTTAGAGIVEVIQTEGVKLIFGGVLITLIPIFAGYFAARKLLKLSVVHSLGGLSGGMTSTPALGALNQLIDSEDPAIAYAAAYPFALILVAIASQLIVFFL; the protein is encoded by the coding sequence ATGGAAGTACTGCGCTCGCTGCTCGACGAACCGCTGATTTTATTATTCGTTATCTTATTTCTGGGCTCTTGGTTTGGCTCTTTATCCATTAAAGGACTGAACTTAGGGGCGGCAGGAGTTTTGCTCGTTGCGATGGTATTTGGACATTTCGGCTATGCGATTTCGCCAGTGATCCAAAACTTCGGATTAAGTCTTTTCATTGTCGGGATCGGATTGCAGGCGGGTCCGAAGTTCTTCCGCATGCTGCGTTCCAGCGGCCTGATTTTCGGGATTTTGTCGCTGCTCATTATCATTTTTGCGGTCGCAACGACGATTCTAGTTGCGAAAGGGCTGGACCTCGACCCAGCACTCAGTGTCGGTCTCATGACAGGAGCCTTAACAAGTACGCCAGGTTTAGCCGCTGCCTTGCAAGCAACGCATGACCCGCTCGCATCAGTCGGTTATGGAATTGCCTATCCATTCGGTGTGCTGGCCGTTGTGCTGTTCGTCCAATTGCTGCCGCGTATCGGGAAAATCGACTTGCAAAAGGACTTGGAAGAAACCGCGAATCCAATCCGTACAGCAGGTTCACCTGTTCTAACGACACTTGAAGTGACGAATCCGATGCTTCATAAGAGCAGTTTAAGCGAGTTGAATTTTGCTCCTTATGACGCTGTTGTCAGCCGGGTTATCCGAGATGGACATACAATGATTGCACTTGGTGATACGGTTTTGCTGCATGGCGACAATTTGGTAGTTGTCGGCAATGAAACGAAGCTTGAAGGTTTGACCGCATACGTCGGTAAGCCTGTTGACACGGACTTAGAGAACCCGGACAATGTCCACCTTCGCAAAGTGACGGTCGATTCTGATGAAGTGATTGGGAAAACACTGAAGGAACTTCGATTACGCAAAGATCACGGAACCACTGTCACCCGTATTACACGCGAAGGGATTGAACTGACACAAAATCCGAACCTGCCGTTAATCCGAGGGGACGTCTTAACGATTGTCAGTACCGAACAACGGCTTGACGAAGTGGAAGAACTTTTTTCCCGCAAGAAACTCACCATCACAAATTTGGACATTTTCTCCATCAGTGTGACACTGTTGCTTGGAGTTTTGCTGGGGTTGCTTCCTATTCCGATACCAGGGCTTGGCACTATCAAGCTCGGAACTGCGGGCGGACCGCTTTTCGTGGCATTGATCATCGGACATTTTGGAAAGCTCGGTCCAATCCACGTCCGCTATTATGGTCCTTCCAATCACGTCATCCGCGAGCTTGGACTCGTCCTGTTCCTAGCAGGTGCCGGGACGACTGCAGGTGCCGGTATTGTCGAAGTGATTCAGACGGAAGGCGTGAAACTCATATTTGGCGGAGTGCTGATTACGTTAATCCCTATTTTCGCCGGCTATTTCGCTGCGCGTAAACTGTTGAAACTCAGTGTCGTTCACTCACTCGGAGGGCTTTCAGGAGGCATGACCAGTACTCCTGCACTCGGAGCGTTGAATCAGCTAATCGACTCAGAAGATCCCGCGATTGCCTATGCAGCTGCGTATCCATTTGCGCTAATACTAGTTGCCATCGCTTCCCAATTGATTGTGTTCTTCTTATAG
- a CDS encoding MFS transporter, with translation MKKPSLTLWLLLTNLLIAFLGIGLVIPVMPTLMNELHLSGKVVGYLVAFFAVAQLLASPLSGKWVDSIGRKKMIVIGLLMFSASELLFAVGQTLSVLFASRIVGGVSAAFIMPAVTAFIADITTNETRAKALGYMSAAISTGFILGPGVGGFLATLGTRVPFFFAAGLALFAAIFSLIMLREPERNYEETMSTKKPGFKRIFAPIYFIVFLLIFVLSFGLASFESIFSLFVDHKFGFTPADIAIVITGSGIVGAVAQVVLFDRLAKRMGEKKLIYLCLVLSAILVAMMTAVNSYFAVLAVTIVVFVGFDLIRPAATSYLSKIAGNEQGFVGGMNSMFTSIGNMIGPIVGGMLFDIDLDYPFYFATIVLIGGAILAFVWMRRPDVTKDPIHQPL, from the coding sequence ATGAAAAAACCGTCACTAACTTTATGGTTGCTGCTAACCAATTTGCTCATTGCCTTTTTAGGCATAGGTCTTGTAATTCCCGTCATGCCAACGTTAATGAACGAATTGCATCTATCGGGGAAAGTAGTTGGCTACTTAGTCGCTTTCTTTGCGGTTGCCCAGCTTTTGGCCTCTCCATTATCAGGGAAATGGGTCGATTCCATTGGCCGTAAAAAAATGATTGTCATTGGACTGCTTATGTTCAGTGCCTCAGAACTGCTATTTGCTGTCGGTCAAACGCTATCAGTCCTGTTTGCATCCCGTATTGTCGGCGGGGTCAGTGCGGCTTTCATCATGCCGGCAGTGACAGCATTCATCGCGGATATCACCACCAATGAAACTCGGGCGAAGGCACTTGGCTATATGTCCGCAGCAATTTCCACCGGTTTTATCCTGGGGCCGGGAGTTGGCGGATTTCTCGCGACTCTTGGTACTCGTGTTCCGTTTTTCTTCGCAGCAGGCCTGGCGCTATTTGCAGCCATCTTCTCGCTGATCATGTTACGCGAACCTGAGCGGAATTATGAAGAAACGATGAGTACGAAAAAGCCTGGATTCAAAAGGATTTTTGCACCCATCTACTTCATCGTTTTCCTTCTGATTTTTGTCTTGTCATTCGGACTGGCATCGTTCGAATCCATTTTCAGTTTGTTCGTCGATCACAAATTTGGATTCACGCCTGCAGATATTGCTATCGTTATTACAGGTAGCGGGATTGTCGGAGCGGTCGCACAAGTTGTCCTATTCGACCGGCTTGCAAAACGGATGGGAGAAAAGAAGCTGATTTACCTGTGTTTGGTGTTATCCGCAATTTTAGTTGCAATGATGACAGCAGTAAATTCTTACTTTGCGGTTTTAGCAGTTACCATAGTCGTGTTTGTCGGATTTGACTTGATCCGTCCAGCGGCGACTTCTTACTTATCTAAAATTGCAGGGAACGAGCAAGGTTTTGTCGGAGGGATGAACTCCATGTTTACGAGCATTGGGAATATGATTGGCCCAATCGTGGGCGGCATGTTGTTTGATATTGACCTCGACTACCCGTTTTACTTCGCAACGATTGTACTTATCGGAGGAGCTATACTGGCATTCGTCTGGATGCGCAGACCTGACGTAACAAAAGACCCTATACACCAGCCGTTGTAA
- a CDS encoding DUF2207 domain-containing protein: MKKTLIGTVMLVLLMVFPIPAFADDFTIKDFKIDAQLETDGNVQVKELLTYEFDGSFNGITRDIFPKEGSKISDLHAEENGKSLKIEGENGSYKIHRKAKDETVAIELSYTIVGGVEKYADMAQFYWPFFDDRNETDFGNTVITIRPPEATNDVIAMGYDAARGSEMTDDAGTVVYKLGEVSAGTNADVRIGVDEALFPGAVQTNDQQIRPELEKEQASLAAAQARYDNMHKLSGKAAPFIVGGAVLLLLLIGVYVMRTENKRREKAAMDYPEAYFVPEASMSLPATLRYTVPHVESTQIQTTALLDLLRKGYIEREGEDAFRVVSRDTEYEHERLLIEWLFDGFGDGETFSYNDLDVLEGDKLSVQQEVTKYNTLQSAWEKSIREELGQNDLKGGAKGVRILAIIAGFLLIAPMIVFGIYNQPMWLVFLIFPSLILVLFGFLYAPKTVKGLGIQNQWDVFRKRLPDVTESDLNDQLDDEQKRAVIYGIGTKTLDEKKMVSSDPSVYERGYVPPVMYYFPIGTLAYTQLNRADSAVAASSTASSSVSGGGGGVGGGGGGAGAF, translated from the coding sequence GTGAAAAAAACATTGATAGGTACTGTGATGTTGGTATTGTTGATGGTTTTTCCGATTCCAGCATTTGCAGATGACTTTACAATCAAGGATTTTAAGATTGATGCACAACTTGAAACAGATGGGAATGTACAAGTGAAGGAACTGTTAACGTACGAATTTGATGGCTCATTTAATGGAATTACCCGAGATATTTTTCCGAAAGAAGGCAGTAAAATAAGTGACCTTCATGCAGAAGAGAATGGGAAGTCACTGAAAATCGAGGGGGAGAATGGGAGTTACAAAATTCATAGGAAAGCGAAAGATGAGACTGTCGCTATTGAATTATCCTACACGATTGTTGGAGGTGTAGAAAAATACGCTGACATGGCGCAATTTTACTGGCCATTTTTTGACGATCGCAACGAAACAGACTTTGGAAATACGGTCATTACCATTCGCCCCCCTGAAGCAACAAACGATGTAATTGCAATGGGGTATGATGCAGCACGAGGGTCTGAAATGACTGATGATGCAGGAACTGTAGTCTACAAGCTGGGGGAGGTATCAGCCGGGACGAATGCTGATGTTCGTATAGGTGTGGATGAAGCACTGTTTCCAGGTGCCGTACAAACAAATGACCAGCAAATACGGCCCGAATTGGAAAAAGAGCAAGCATCCCTTGCCGCTGCTCAAGCTCGTTATGACAACATGCATAAGTTGTCTGGAAAGGCGGCGCCGTTCATAGTTGGCGGGGCTGTACTGCTGTTGCTTCTAATAGGTGTTTATGTCATGCGAACAGAAAACAAGCGCCGAGAGAAAGCAGCGATGGATTATCCAGAAGCCTATTTTGTTCCAGAGGCAAGTATGAGTTTGCCTGCAACACTTAGATACACTGTACCTCATGTAGAAAGCACACAAATTCAAACAACAGCATTATTGGACTTACTGCGAAAAGGATACATTGAAAGAGAAGGTGAAGATGCATTTCGCGTAGTCAGCCGTGATACGGAGTACGAGCACGAACGATTGCTCATTGAATGGCTCTTCGACGGTTTTGGCGACGGTGAAACGTTTTCTTACAATGATTTAGACGTATTAGAAGGAGACAAATTATCAGTTCAGCAGGAAGTCACTAAATACAATACGTTGCAAAGTGCATGGGAGAAGTCTATTAGAGAAGAATTAGGACAGAATGATTTGAAAGGCGGAGCGAAGGGGGTTCGTATCCTAGCTATAATCGCAGGATTTTTACTGATTGCCCCAATGATTGTATTCGGAATTTATAATCAGCCGATGTGGTTAGTGTTTTTAATCTTCCCAAGTTTGATTTTAGTGCTATTTGGATTCTTGTACGCTCCGAAAACAGTCAAGGGGCTAGGAATCCAGAATCAGTGGGATGTTTTTAGAAAACGATTGCCTGACGTGACTGAATCAGATTTGAATGATCAGCTCGATGATGAGCAGAAGCGTGCAGTAATTTATGGAATTGGTACTAAGACGTTAGATGAAAAGAAGATGGTTTCATCAGATCCGTCCGTTTACGAACGCGGATACGTTCCGCCGGTTATGTACTACTTCCCAATCGGTACGCTTGCCTATACGCAATTGAATCGAGCGGATAGTGCAGTTGCCGCTTCCAGCACAGCTTCGTCATCCGTTTCTGGCGGCGGAGGAGGAGTCGGAGGCGGGGGCGGCGGTGCCGGAGCCTTTTAA
- a CDS encoding HAD family hydrolase: MKKAVIFDFDGTIIDTESAWFDIYQEILKEQHGFNLTLGEFVKVVGSTDGDLFDFIDQSLDVPMDRTAFHDQVNARFETIREQLALREGFLETAKELKERGMLLAVASSSNRNWIEGFLKQYGLIEYFPIIVSAEDVEEVKPNPAIYNVALKRLGVTADEAIAVEDSYNGSIAAISAGVHCLIIPNDVTRSLSFHEKGQLIESFADFDYELLK; the protein is encoded by the coding sequence GTGAAGAAGGCAGTTATATTCGATTTTGATGGGACGATCATCGATACAGAGTCAGCATGGTTTGATATATATCAGGAAATTTTGAAAGAGCAGCATGGATTCAATTTAACATTGGGGGAGTTCGTGAAAGTTGTAGGGTCAACAGATGGGGACCTATTCGACTTCATCGATCAATCGCTGGATGTGCCAATGGATCGAACTGCTTTTCATGACCAAGTCAATGCGAGATTTGAAACCATTCGGGAACAATTAGCGTTGCGTGAAGGGTTTTTGGAAACAGCGAAGGAGTTGAAAGAACGCGGTATGCTCCTGGCAGTTGCGAGCAGTTCGAATCGTAATTGGATTGAAGGGTTTCTTAAGCAATACGGCTTGATAGAGTACTTCCCCATTATTGTGTCTGCTGAAGATGTTGAAGAAGTAAAACCGAATCCAGCCATTTACAACGTAGCATTGAAACGATTAGGTGTGACGGCAGATGAAGCAATTGCAGTGGAAGACTCCTATAACGGATCAATTGCGGCAATTAGCGCAGGTGTGCATTGCTTAATTATCCCGAACGATGTCACACGTTCGTTGTCGTTCCATGAAAAAGGGCAGCTCATTGAGTCGTTTGCTGATTTTGACTACGAGCTGCTGAAGTGA
- a CDS encoding alcohol dehydrogenase catalytic domain-containing protein, giving the protein MKAVTFQGKKSMVTKEVKAPSIQENSDVIIRITTSGICGSDLHLYHGGIVPEQDYVVGHEPMGIVEEVGSDVKTLKKGDRVVIPFNIGCGECFFCQHQMESQCDNSNPHGEVGGLFGFAEPNGNYPGGQAEYLRVPYADFTSFKVPENSELKDEQIALLSDVIPTAYWSVIHSGLKKGDTAIIMGSGPIGLMAQKFAWMKGAKRVIAVDHVNYRLQHAKKTNKVETYNFKEHDEIGKLLHEETKGGADVVIDCVGMDGTVQPGETFGSNGDNQFGTISPIVTASEVVRKFGTVQLTGVYATDANNFPLGDFFTRNVSLKMGQAPVIHLMPELYKKIEENEFDPTDIITHKVKLEDAADAYSIFDKKEDGCIKVLFQP; this is encoded by the coding sequence ATGAAAGCAGTGACGTTTCAAGGAAAAAAGTCGATGGTGACAAAAGAAGTGAAAGCACCGAGTATTCAAGAAAATAGCGATGTGATTATCAGAATCACGACGAGTGGAATATGCGGATCAGACTTACATCTTTACCATGGTGGAATTGTACCGGAACAAGATTATGTTGTTGGTCACGAACCTATGGGGATTGTCGAAGAGGTCGGTTCGGACGTGAAAACATTAAAGAAAGGCGACCGTGTCGTAATTCCGTTTAATATCGGATGTGGAGAATGTTTTTTCTGCCAGCACCAGATGGAGAGTCAATGTGACAACTCGAATCCTCACGGAGAAGTTGGCGGTCTTTTCGGTTTTGCGGAGCCGAATGGAAATTATCCGGGAGGTCAGGCGGAGTACTTGCGTGTCCCATATGCAGACTTTACGTCTTTTAAGGTTCCGGAGAATAGCGAACTGAAAGACGAACAGATCGCACTGCTTTCAGATGTCATCCCTACAGCGTACTGGAGTGTCATCCACAGTGGATTGAAAAAGGGAGATACGGCAATTATTATGGGCTCAGGTCCAATTGGATTGATGGCTCAAAAATTTGCATGGATGAAAGGTGCAAAACGAGTGATTGCAGTAGATCATGTGAATTACCGTTTGCAGCATGCCAAAAAGACAAACAAGGTAGAAACCTATAACTTTAAAGAACATGATGAAATCGGTAAGCTGCTGCATGAAGAAACGAAGGGCGGCGCAGACGTTGTCATTGATTGTGTAGGAATGGATGGAACTGTTCAGCCGGGTGAAACATTCGGTTCGAATGGTGATAACCAATTTGGAACCATCAGCCCGATAGTAACGGCTTCAGAAGTTGTTCGTAAGTTCGGCACAGTCCAACTTACAGGTGTCTATGCAACAGACGCCAACAATTTCCCGCTAGGTGATTTCTTCACTAGAAACGTTTCTCTTAAAATGGGGCAAGCTCCTGTTATCCATTTGATGCCTGAGCTTTATAAAAAAATCGAAGAGAACGAATTCGATCCAACCGATATTATTACACACAAAGTGAAGCTTGAAGATGCCGCTGATGCGTATTCCATTTTCGATAAAAAAGAAGACGGCTGTATCAAAGTTTTATTCCAACCATAA
- a CDS encoding MOSC domain-containing protein: MTAAIQMRTLATGIPQKIDTAKGRELITGICKETIEEVLLSVDGFSGDDVADKKHHGGPDRAVCIYPHEHYALWNNEFECVLPSAAFGENITVSGMTESEVCIGDVFTLGDAVIQVTQGRIPCSTIDQRLGLPVMKHMIQTGFTGYLCRVLKEGLVRSDDRIALHTRDPLGVTVLEANTTYFHNPKDVEGIQRVLAIEALADDWRDKFGKRLETAVATN; this comes from the coding sequence ATGACGGCAGCTATACAGATGAGAACTCTCGCAACAGGTATCCCTCAAAAGATTGATACTGCTAAAGGAAGAGAATTGATTACGGGTATTTGTAAGGAAACAATCGAAGAAGTGTTATTGTCTGTTGATGGTTTCAGCGGGGATGATGTAGCGGATAAAAAACACCATGGCGGTCCGGATCGTGCAGTTTGTATTTATCCGCATGAACACTATGCTCTATGGAATAACGAATTTGAATGTGTGCTTCCGTCTGCTGCATTCGGTGAAAATATTACAGTTTCCGGAATGACAGAATCTGAAGTATGTATTGGTGATGTCTTCACACTAGGAGATGCTGTCATTCAAGTGACACAAGGAAGAATCCCTTGCAGCACTATTGATCAGCGGCTTGGTTTACCAGTTATGAAACATATGATTCAGACCGGATTTACCGGCTACTTATGCCGCGTTCTAAAGGAAGGGTTAGTTCGGTCAGATGACAGAATCGCTTTACACACAAGAGATCCCCTTGGAGTCACAGTACTTGAAGCCAATACAACGTATTTCCACAATCCTAAAGATGTGGAAGGGATACAGCGTGTGTTAGCGATTGAGGCTCTTGCTGACGATTGGCGCGACAAGTTCGGTAAACGGTTAGAAACAGCTGTGGCGACCAATTAA
- a CDS encoding ECF transporter S component — MKKLTFTDLLITIMVGVVFGILMKFWDDLYTVVKPMIPVARQLLYGMWFMNGVFAFLLIRKPGVALIASIAGAGLSAFIGHGLEVLIYGFAQGLAAELLFAAFRYRKFSMVIAGVAGVFSCAASFGLDMFYGYADLETWALVVKYGLRVISAFIFTGVFAVLIVRALEATGVTQSIRPVAKEEYSLLDR, encoded by the coding sequence TTGAAAAAGTTAACATTCACCGATTTACTCATTACGATAATGGTAGGGGTCGTATTCGGGATTCTCATGAAGTTCTGGGATGATCTTTATACCGTCGTCAAACCGATGATTCCGGTTGCGAGACAGTTGCTTTATGGAATGTGGTTCATGAATGGTGTATTTGCATTCTTGCTTATCCGTAAGCCGGGTGTCGCATTGATTGCCAGTATTGCAGGTGCAGGTCTTTCTGCATTTATCGGACATGGCTTGGAAGTTCTGATTTATGGGTTTGCTCAAGGCCTTGCCGCAGAATTGCTGTTTGCCGCATTCCGTTATAGAAAGTTTTCGATGGTAATTGCGGGGGTTGCGGGAGTATTCTCATGTGCTGCAAGTTTCGGATTGGACATGTTTTACGGATATGCGGACTTGGAAACTTGGGCGCTCGTTGTAAAGTATGGGTTGCGTGTAATCAGTGCGTTCATCTTTACAGGGGTATTCGCAGTTCTGATCGTTCGTGCACTCGAAGCAACAGGTGTGACGCAATCCATACGACCCGTGGCGAAAGAAGAATATTCGCTGCTGGACAGGTGA
- a CDS encoding ABC transporter ATP-binding protein, with protein sequence MLFKDLSFSVRKGEKVLLLGPSGCGKSTLLQVASGIVPNSFELPMKAEKLELPDSWGFVFQDPDTQFCMPYVDEELAFVLENLNVPRENMPELIIDVLQRVGLHLTDIHTPILELSQGMKQRLALASVLLMDPEVLFLDEPSALLDPEGTEQIWTSIQAATAEQTVVIVEHKIEQIAEWIDRVVLFTDDGMILADGPPDSIFKVYKEELIQYGIWYPGVWEDYLESKAYKKLNENRSSTRTFEVLHAEEFNGYRGQKSVIHVPSASISQGAWVAILGENGSGKSSLLLSLMQLLKTSGALRVNGEPIVQKKRRKTLPAGLSLVFQNPELQFVTNSIMDELTISLQKSSSAEANRHAEEMIELFNLPVSGDRHPYQLSVGQKRRLSVATALTSSTGILLLDEPTFGQDARNTFGMLEKLESLRRNGMTIVMVTHDLEIASHFATDHWTVSDGELVSCTRQGGVANARLVYA encoded by the coding sequence TTGTTATTCAAGGACCTCTCTTTCTCAGTCCGTAAAGGTGAAAAAGTGCTGCTGCTCGGTCCTAGCGGTTGCGGCAAGTCAACGCTGCTGCAAGTTGCCAGCGGCATCGTCCCGAATTCCTTTGAGCTGCCAATGAAAGCAGAAAAACTTGAACTTCCGGATTCATGGGGATTTGTCTTCCAAGATCCAGATACACAATTCTGCATGCCTTATGTAGATGAGGAACTTGCGTTTGTACTCGAAAACTTGAACGTCCCTCGCGAAAATATGCCAGAGTTGATTATTGACGTGTTGCAGCGGGTAGGGCTTCATCTGACAGACATTCACACGCCCATTCTCGAACTTTCGCAAGGCATGAAACAACGGTTAGCCTTAGCATCCGTATTGCTGATGGACCCTGAAGTACTATTTCTGGATGAACCATCTGCCCTTCTCGATCCTGAAGGAACAGAACAAATTTGGACCTCCATTCAAGCGGCAACAGCTGAGCAGACTGTTGTCATTGTGGAACACAAAATTGAACAGATTGCTGAGTGGATTGACCGTGTCGTTCTGTTTACGGATGATGGAATGATTTTGGCAGATGGTCCACCCGATTCGATTTTCAAAGTTTATAAGGAAGAACTCATTCAATATGGGATTTGGTATCCGGGAGTATGGGAAGACTATTTGGAGTCAAAAGCGTATAAGAAGTTGAATGAAAATCGTTCATCTACACGTACGTTTGAAGTTCTTCATGCCGAAGAATTTAACGGGTATCGCGGGCAGAAATCCGTTATTCACGTGCCAAGTGCATCGATCAGCCAAGGTGCTTGGGTGGCGATTCTAGGAGAGAACGGTTCCGGGAAGAGCTCGCTGCTGTTATCGCTTATGCAGTTATTAAAAACGTCAGGCGCGCTGCGTGTGAATGGCGAGCCCATTGTACAAAAGAAGCGCAGGAAAACCCTTCCTGCAGGGCTATCGCTCGTCTTTCAAAACCCTGAGCTTCAATTTGTCACGAATTCGATTATGGATGAGTTAACGATTTCGTTGCAAAAATCATCTTCGGCGGAAGCGAATCGCCATGCAGAGGAAATGATTGAGCTGTTCAACCTGCCCGTCTCAGGTGACCGCCATCCGTATCAGTTATCCGTCGGGCAAAAGAGACGATTGAGCGTTGCAACTGCGCTAACTTCTTCAACCGGCATATTGTTGTTGGATGAACCGACATTCGGGCAAGATGCACGTAATACGTTCGGGATGCTGGAAAAGTTGGAGTCGTTACGAAGGAATGGGATGACGATTGTGATGGTGACGCATGATTTAGAAATTGCATCGCATTTCGCGACAGATCATTGGACAGTTTCAGATGGCGAGCTCGTGTCATGCACGCGTCAAGGAGGTGTTGCGAATGCCCGCTTGGTTTACGCCTGA
- a CDS encoding energy-coupling factor transporter transmembrane component T family protein, with amino-acid sequence MPAWFTPDRETWLFRVNPALKFALFVLLLFITLFTRNLAFVTWLAVLFGILLYGFSGYPFRKLALLSIPLVISFASSAFTMMLFGKGDTVIWQWGLFKISEESIQHGLLLGTKSLTFGFVGFTFLLTVQPVLFFYAMMQQFRLPSKYAYSFIASIRLLPVVVEEIQVRSNALKVRGITFSRGIKGWGERIQAYAVPLFAQSIRRAQRIAIAMEAKQYQMGAARTYFYPTSYSRMDGVFVAVLAVCIASIVFLAG; translated from the coding sequence ATGCCCGCTTGGTTTACGCCTGATCGGGAAACATGGTTGTTTCGAGTGAATCCTGCGTTAAAATTCGCGCTATTCGTTTTGCTGCTGTTCATTACGCTATTTACTAGAAACTTGGCGTTTGTCACTTGGCTAGCTGTTCTATTCGGAATTCTGCTCTACGGATTCAGCGGATACCCGTTCCGAAAGTTAGCGTTGCTGTCGATTCCACTGGTTATCTCTTTTGCCTCTTCCGCATTCACCATGATGCTGTTCGGTAAAGGGGATACCGTAATCTGGCAATGGGGGCTTTTCAAGATTTCTGAAGAAAGCATCCAGCACGGATTGCTGCTCGGTACAAAGTCGTTAACATTCGGGTTTGTCGGGTTCACATTTCTACTCACAGTGCAGCCCGTACTGTTCTTTTATGCGATGATGCAGCAATTCCGGCTGCCGTCAAAGTATGCGTACAGTTTCATTGCATCGATTCGTTTGCTTCCTGTTGTAGTAGAGGAGATTCAAGTGCGGAGCAATGCACTGAAAGTCCGCGGCATTACGTTCTCCCGAGGGATAAAAGGGTGGGGCGAACGGATTCAAGCATACGCAGTCCCTCTGTTTGCCCAAAGTATTCGCCGTGCGCAAAGGATCGCCATTGCGATGGAGGCCAAACAATACCAGATGGGCGCCGCGCGAACGTACTTCTACCCGACTTCCTACAGTCGAATGGATGGGGTGTTTGTGGCTGTCCTTGCAGTGTGTATCGCAAGTATCGTCTTTCTTGCGGGTTGA